Proteins co-encoded in one Metabacillus sp. KUDC1714 genomic window:
- a CDS encoding carbohydrate ABC transporter permease produces MAEVTKGTGVQKSIVAKKKKKYSTNSNLHGWLFASPWIIGLVVFFAFPLVASIYFSFTTYSILQPGEFVGLKNYQELFKDDLFWKSIYNTIYFTVLFVPLSIIFGVALAMMLNMKIKGMAIYRTIFFLPTLVPHVALAVLWMWLLNPGFGLVNGMLDMIGIQGPNWLGSEIWSKPSLILMSLWGIGQSVIIYLAGLGDIPEELYEAAEVDGANWWQKTRNVTLPLLTPVIFFNLVMGAIGAFQQFTLPYTMTQGQGTPANSLTFYVMHLYDNAFKFFQMGYASAMAWILFVIVMALTAVIFVTSNRWVHYQGK; encoded by the coding sequence ATGGCGGAAGTAACTAAAGGTACTGGTGTACAAAAATCAATAGTTGCAAAGAAGAAAAAGAAGTACTCTACAAATTCAAATCTTCACGGATGGCTATTTGCTTCACCTTGGATCATAGGTTTGGTAGTGTTTTTTGCTTTTCCGCTTGTCGCTTCGATTTATTTTAGTTTCACAACCTATAGCATTTTACAACCGGGGGAATTCGTTGGACTTAAAAATTACCAAGAACTTTTTAAAGATGACTTATTCTGGAAATCAATCTACAATACTATTTATTTTACAGTCTTATTTGTTCCATTGAGTATTATATTCGGTGTTGCATTAGCAATGATGCTGAATATGAAAATAAAAGGAATGGCGATTTATCGGACTATTTTCTTTTTACCAACGCTTGTACCACATGTTGCTTTAGCGGTCCTATGGATGTGGCTATTAAATCCAGGATTTGGTCTCGTAAATGGAATGCTAGATATGATTGGAATACAGGGGCCAAACTGGCTTGGGAGTGAAATATGGTCTAAGCCGTCACTTATTTTAATGTCTCTTTGGGGAATTGGTCAATCTGTCATCATTTATCTTGCTGGACTTGGTGATATTCCAGAGGAACTTTATGAAGCAGCAGAAGTTGATGGCGCCAATTGGTGGCAAAAAACCCGCAATGTCACATTGCCGTTACTTACTCCTGTTATTTTCTTTAACCTAGTAATGGGAGCTATTGGAGCATTTCAACAGTTTACATTACCGTACACTATGACCCAAGGTCAGGGAACTCCAGCAAACTCCTTAACGTTTTATGTAATGCACTTATACGATAATGCGTTTAAGTTTTTCCAAATGGGGTACGCTTCAGCGATGGCTTGGATTCTATTTGTCATTGTCATGGCCCTAACTGCTGTAATCTTTGTTACTTCAAATCGTTGGGTTCACTACCAAGGGAAGTAG
- a CDS encoding carbohydrate ABC transporter permease, producing MDAKTKLKLKKTLSHICLIIASFFFIIPFIWMVSTSLKPITQVFSYPPEWMPKPFQWSNYLDAMEYIPFFTYLNNTVVITLLSTLGVVLTCPLVAYSFAKLEWKGRNVIFFITIAVMMIPGQVTMIPLFLIFNKIGWVGTSLPLIVPAFFGVPFYIFLLRQFFLGLPDMLRDAAKIDGASEFRIYWQIMLPLAKPAVLAVGLFQFMGSWTDFIGPLLYLTDETQYTLSLGLQQFQTQMGTEWGLMMAVSTMMTLPIILLFFFLQKTFIQGITFSGIK from the coding sequence ATGGATGCAAAAACTAAACTTAAATTAAAGAAAACCTTATCTCACATATGCTTAATTATTGCATCGTTCTTCTTCATCATTCCATTTATATGGATGGTATCAACATCATTAAAACCTATAACACAAGTATTTTCTTATCCGCCTGAATGGATGCCTAAGCCATTTCAGTGGTCAAATTATCTAGATGCAATGGAGTATATACCGTTCTTTACCTATCTAAATAATACAGTAGTTATTACGCTGTTAAGTACACTTGGAGTAGTGCTTACTTGTCCTCTTGTAGCATACAGTTTTGCAAAATTGGAATGGAAGGGTCGTAATGTTATCTTTTTCATTACCATTGCGGTCATGATGATACCAGGGCAGGTAACAATGATTCCCTTATTTTTAATCTTTAACAAAATAGGTTGGGTTGGAACTAGCTTACCTTTAATTGTACCAGCATTTTTTGGTGTACCATTTTACATCTTCTTATTGCGTCAGTTCTTTTTAGGATTGCCAGATATGCTAAGAGATGCTGCCAAAATAGACGGAGCGAGCGAGTTTCGGATTTATTGGCAAATCATGCTTCCGTTAGCAAAACCGGCAGTACTTGCTGTTGGATTATTCCAGTTCATGGGCAGCTGGACAGATTTTATTGGTCCATTACTCTATTTAACTGACGAAACTCAATATACACTGTCGTTAGGACTTCAGCAATTCCAAACGCAAATGGGTACTGAGTGGGGATTAATGATGGCGGTTTCAACGATGATGACATTACCAATCATCTTATTATTCTTCTTTTTACAAAAAACATTTATTCAAGGTATTACATTTAGTGGAATTAAATAG